TATCTGCCGGTGGAATCGGACGGGTCGCTGGATTTGCACCTGCTGGAGAAGACGATCCGGCCGGACACGGCGGTGGTGTCGGTGATGTGGGCGAACAACGAGACGGGGGTGATTTTTCCGATCGAGGAGGTGGCGGCGCTGTGTCGGAGCAAGGGGGTGTTGTGCCACACCGACGCGGTTCAGGTGCCGGGGAAGCTGCGGATCGATGTGAAGTCGCTGGGCGTGGACTTTCTGTCGTTGTCGGCGCACAAGCTTTATGCGCCGAAGGGGATCGGGATGCTCTATGTGAAGCGCCGGACGCGGTTTCAGCCGCTGGTGGTGGGGGGGCACCAGGAGCGTGGGCGGCGGGGTGGGACGGAGAACGTCCCGCACATCGTCGGGTTTGGGAAGGCGGCGGAACTGGCGCAGTCGCGGCTGTCCGAGGAGTACGCCCGGGTGAAAGGGCTGAGGGACCGGCTGGAGGAGACGATTCTGCGGACCATTCCGCACACGTTTGTGAACGGGGACCGGAAGAACCGGCTGCCGAACACGACGAACATCGCCTTTGAGTTTGTGGAGGCGGAGGCGGTGTTGATGCTGCTGGACCAGGTGGGAATCTGTGCCTCGAGCGGGTCGGCGTGCACGACCGGGTCGCTGGATCCGTCGCATGTGCTGATGGCGATGGGGTTGACCCCGATGCGGGCGCGGGGCTGTGTACGGTTCAGTCTGGGAGTGGGCAACACGGAGGCGGAGGTGGATTATCTGCTGGGGCACCTGGGGCCGATCATCCAGAAGCTGCGGGACATTTCGCCGCTGAATCCGGAGCACCCAGACAACGACCGGTACGACATCGAGGCCGCCCGGGCAAAGCACGAGCGGGAGTTGGCGGAGGCGGTGCAGAAGGAAGACCGGGTGGTGGCCGCCTAGCGTGTCGCGCGACGCCGATTTGGAACCGGGACGCGTGCCGCGACGTCGGCCGGGATGGGTGGGGGCGGCATCCGAGCCTTCGAGCGCGGCGGTCGTGGCGGGCACCTGGCCATGGGTGGCGGTCTTGGTGGCGATCCTGGTG
This DNA window, taken from Verrucomicrobiia bacterium, encodes the following:
- the nifS gene encoding cysteine desulfurase NifS; this translates as MSQPAFYYFDNNATTPIASEVADAMIPFLRDGWANPSSAYRIASEVHRAVEGARASVAALVHADPREVIFTSCGTESNNAAIHSALMTQPGKRHVVTTAVEHSANINYGDFLKRQGYEVTYLPVESDGSLDLHLLEKTIRPDTAVVSVMWANNETGVIFPIEEVAALCRSKGVLCHTDAVQVPGKLRIDVKSLGVDFLSLSAHKLYAPKGIGMLYVKRRTRFQPLVVGGHQERGRRGGTENVPHIVGFGKAAELAQSRLSEEYARVKGLRDRLEETILRTIPHTFVNGDRKNRLPNTTNIAFEFVEAEAVLMLLDQVGICASSGSACTTGSLDPSHVLMAMGLTPMRARGCVRFSLGVGNTEAEVDYLLGHLGPIIQKLRDISPLNPEHPDNDRYDIEAARAKHERELAEAVQKEDRVVAA